A DNA window from Plasmodium vinckei vinckei genome assembly, chromosome: PVVCY_10 contains the following coding sequences:
- a CDS encoding apoptosis-related protein, putative: protein MNIEQAEVNSKLLELSRQNIDDKAKKDLQLKQKQEELLEQKRIILKSLLTPDAHARLSRIAIVKEENARRIEDIIIRNSQMGLLHKKIDEDQLIKLIEQVSGRMNKKEPVVEIRRRKQFDDDDDFNEEDYM, encoded by the exons ATGAATATTGAACAAGCCGAAGTTAACTCCAAATTATTAGAACTATCGAGGCAAAATATAGATGAT AAAGCGAAAAAGGACCTCCAACTCAAGCAAAAGCAAGA GGAACTATTGGAGCAAAAGAGAATTATCTTAAAGTCTTTGCTAACACCAGATGCTCACGCTCGAt tATCAAGGATAGCTATAGTTAAGGAGGAAAATGCCAGAAGAATAGAGGATATAATTATACga AATAGCCAAATGGGTTTAttgcataaaaaaattgatgaAGATCAGCTGATCAAACTTATAGAG cAAGTAAGTGGGAGAATGAACAAAAAGGAGCCCGTCGTTGAA aTCAGAAGAAGAAAGCAATTTGATGATGACGACGATTTCAATGAGGAAGactatatgtaa
- a CDS encoding exoribonuclease, putative translates to MGVPTFYKWLVTRYPKIAKAVYETRDSDVYLRRARINENGESYKVYDLGAYVNNTDENHCSDNVNGYFDNMYLDMNGIIHLCSHGDGSKKAKSDEEIFLNIFLYIERLFDIIEPQKLLYMAIDGVAPKAKMNQQRSRRFKSILASEIEKRAYIELRNKFLSENRNVPDEYNHWDSNIITPGTQFMHELSIALKYFIEHKITNDEKWKKIVVIFSDANVCGEGEHKIYNFIKSQRAQKGYDPNTRHVIHGMDADLIMLSLASHEPYFYILREIINLDQKDDDKPQVKDKYVGVFKGKGDLQYCMKYMKNNNSTTTDGSNNKGKKKYCNKYNDRNYANINMSSTCSINYENWNELQILDLTILREYLYKDFFFDTKYNLERCIDDFIFICFLCGNDFLPHLPSISIASGSIDQLILLYQKVLPVLGDYLINEGSMNFQAFTKYISFIAEVERETFVSQYDFKKKREKRELQKDAFKRPKCQDEGKKNGQMPQGRNGRTAQQHDQNTQKINTDNGNNPSNPNGQPSYELNTNPTISKKTMYENKIQSMQPIRNFKFKEKKGEKSINFLVRSSSSTTIETGANANMPISENNKMLHDEKDEGDINDSTNINQEIPNNIFNDDQIDNIHNLDNNLDGGENNESQIEEALDVNPDGAVSEEESPEMKKLNDIIEFNLLLKEAIKKANECENPKEDVELGADDDPHDLRTRYYKSKFHLDESDNVDEFVKEVVYKYIEGLAWVLCYYFQACPMWHWYYPYYYAPLSSDLLIKDINISFEEDEPLLPFEQLLCVLPSNSSHCLPKMYRELMLKNESPIVDFYPKTFKEEENGKKFKYQWIVLLPFVEKERIIRFARDLDDTLTDEEKKRNRRGLNKIYMSSTHILSKKITTSMRTYIKEIKDKEKNVEEIENQNAETDEQKKDENGTDTIETKDKKNVYEVFFKNMNLKIPINNNENINLFGYLNCKHEDSDVNILKKIFRFSSNFSTTCNSAFFIQPEYKKHKSAILPNHIIPKRVLTVLDINNEERKLRFNAPAAKRMILNSLSTNHPEIYSYPKYKNMKNPNLYSDHHNQNRYPNDHMQGNNQNYGNFNPKDYNYVHNPRNYDSYSNSSKNQPHHYNQNHPNYNNNYPPLSHNKNAPLYGNSPHSHDNKNDSDYNMHNGNRNIQNAHNYHNNARNNHNNYGGQRNTYNKDPGHHDGSYNNSYNPNYSNNYGKHRNDKPLPNHLYNSGGNYHGSYKNNNYNSGGNNYNNYNHHNNDSPHHSRNTYRYNDGNSRAEPKKPHYYNRSMPYKDKEH, encoded by the coding sequence ATGGGGGTACCTACCTTCTACAAATGGCTAGTAACTAGGTATCCAAAAATCGCGAAAGCGGTATATGAAACTCGGGACAGTGATGTATATTTAAGAAGAGCTagaataaatgaaaatggaGAGTCATATAAAGTATACGATTTAGGGGCATATGTTAATAATACCGATGAAAATCATTGTTCAGACAATGTAAATGgttattttgataatatgtatttagATATGAATGGCATAATCCATTTATGCTCACATGGTGATGGTAGTAAAAAAGCAAAATCAGATGAAGAAATATttcttaatatatttttatatatagaaagattatttgatataattGAGCCCCAAaaacttttatatatggCTATTGATGGTGTTGCTCCAAAAGCTAAAATGAATCAACAACGAAGTAGAAGATTTAAATCTATATTAGCATcagaaattgaaaaaagagCATATATAGAACTtcgaaataaatttttatctgAAAATAGAAATGTTCCTGATGAATATAATCATTGGGAtagtaatattataacaCCAGGTACACAATTTATGCATGAATTATCTATtgctttaaaatattttattgaacataaaattactaatgatgaaaaatggaaaaaaatagttgttatattttctgATGCAAATGTATGTGGTGAAGGAgaacataaaatttataattttataaaatctcAAAGAGCACAAAAAGGATATGATCCTAATACTAGACATGTAATACATGGAATGGATGCTGATCTAATTATGCTTTCATTAGCTAGCCATGaaccatatttttatattttaagagAAATAATTAACTTAGATCAAAAAGATGACGATAAGCCTCAGGTTAAAGATAAATATGTTGGAGTATTTAAAGGAAAGGGTGATCTCCAATATTGCATGAagtatatgaaaaataataatagtactACTACCGATGGAAGCAATAATAaaggaaagaaaaaatattgtaacAAATATAACGATCGAAATTATGCTAACATAAATATGAGTTCTACTTGCTCAattaattatgaaaattggAATGAATTACAAATTTTAGATTTAACTATTTTGAgagaatatttatataaagattTCTTTTTcgatacaaaatataacttAGAAAGATGTATTGAcgattttatatttatttgcttTTTATGTGGAAATGATTTCTTACCCCATTTACCTTCAATATCTATAGCATCAGGAAGTATAGatcaattaattttattatatcagAAGGTGTTACCAGTTTTAGGGGATTATCTTATTAATGAGGGTTCAATGAATTTCCAGGCCTTtactaaatatatatcatttattgCTGAAGTAGAAAGGGAAACATTTGTTTCACAATAtgactttaaaaaaaaaagagaaaaaagaGAATTACAAAAAGATGCATTTAAACGACCAAAGTGCCAAGATGaagggaaaaaaaatgggcAAATGCCTCAAGGACGAAACGGAAGAACAGCACAACAACATGATCaaaatacacaaaaaataaatacagaTAATGGCAATAATCCTTCGAATCCAAATGGACAACCATCTTATGAGCTAAATACAAATCCAAccatatcaaaaaaaaccATGTATGAAAACAAAATCCAAAGTATGCAACCTATACGAAACTTTAAAttcaaagaaaaaaaaggagaAAAAAGTATCAATTTTCTTGTTCGATCTTCATCTTCAACAACTATAGAAACCGGCGCAAATGCCAATATGCCAATTTCAGAGAATAACAAAATGTTACATGACGAGAAAGATGAAGGTGATATTAATGATAGTACCAACATAAATCAAGAGATcccaaataatatttttaatgacGATCAAAttgataatatacataatttagATAACAATTTAGATGGTggtgaaaataatgaatctCAAATTGAGGAAGCCTTAGATGTAAATCCTGATGGTGCAGTATCTGAAGAAGAATCCCcagaaatgaaaaaattaaatgatataattgaattcaatttattattaaaagaagCAATTAAAAAAGCAAATGAATGCGAAAATCCCAAAGAGGATGTCGAACTCGGAGCAGATGATGATCCACATGATTTAAGAACCAGATATTATAAATCTAAATTTCATTTAGATGAAAGTGATAATGTTGATGAATTTGTTAAAGAAGttgtttataaatatattgagGGTTTGGCATGGGtattatgttattatttccaaGCATGTCCTATGTGGCATTGGTATTATCCTTATTATTATGCTCCTTTATCTTCGGATTTACTTATTAAAGATATAAACATATCCTTTGAAGAAGATGAACCATTGTTACCTTTTGAGCAATTATTGTGTGTTTTACCATCAAATTCTAGCCACTGTTTACCTAAAATGTATAGAGAGCTTATGctaaaaaatgaatcacCAATTGTTGATTTTTATCCTAAAACATTtaaagaagaagaaaatggtaaaaaatttaaataccAATGGATTGTTTTATTACCATTTGTTGAAAAGGAAAGAATTATTCGATTTGCAAGAGATCTAGATGATACATTAAcagatgaagaaaaaaaaagaaatcgaagaggattaaataaaatatatatgagtTCAACACATATactttcaaaaaaaattactaCTTCAATGAGAACATacataaaagaaataaaagacaaggaaaaaaatgtggAAGAAATAGAAAATCAAAATGCAGAAACCGATgagcaaaaaaaagatgaaaatggTACAGACACAATCGAAACAaaggataaaaaaaatgtatatgaagtattttttaaaaatatgaatctAAAAATaccaataaataataatgaaaatattaatttatttgggTATCTAAATTGCAAACATGAAGATAGTGATGTAAAtattcttaaaaaaatattccgATTTTCATCCAATTTCTCAACCACTTGTAACAgtgcattttttattcaaccagaatataaaaaacataaatctGCAATATTACCAAATCATATTATACCAAAAAGAGTATTAACAGTAttagatataaataatgaagaaagAAAACTTAGATTTAATGCACCCGCTGCTAAAAGAATGATCTTAAATAGTTTAAGTACAAACCATCcagaaatatattcatatccaaaatacaaaaatatgaagaaTCCAAATTTATACTCAGATCACCATAACCAAAATAGATATCCAAATGATCACATGCAAGGtaataatcaaaattatGGAAATTTTAATCCTAAGGACTATAATTATGTTCATAACCCTCGTAATTATGATTCTTATTCAAATTCATCAAAAAATCAACCACATCACTACAATCAAAATCACCCAaattacaataataattaccCTCCATTATCGCACAATAAAAATGCCCCCTTATATGGTAACAGCCCCCATTCACacgataataaaaatgatagcGATTACAATATGCACAATGGAAACCGTAATATTCAAAATGCTCACaattatcataataatgCAAGAAATAATCACAATAATTATGGGGGGCAAAGAAATACCTACAATAAAGATCCAGGACATCATGATGGATCATACAATAATTCTTATAACCCAAATTATAGCAATAATTACGGAAAACATAGAAATGATAAACCCCTTCCAAACCATTTATACAATTCTGGTGGTAACTACCATGgtagttataaaaataacaattatAACTCTGGAGGAAACAATTACAATAATTATAACCatcataataatgattCACCACATCATTCAAGGAATACCTATAGATATAACGATGGTAATTCACGTGCAGAACCTAAAAAACCACATTATTATAACAGATCTATGCCATATAAAGATAAGGAACATTAA
- a CDS encoding subpellicular microtubule protein 1, putative, which produces MEIIGEKPSVNFNFFDEEAQNNGNLNYLESTNNYDKREDMDYCYSNRRILLDKNSENRRKESPSKKPGLCVDEICTCGFHKCPKIIKPLPFEGESNYRSEFGPKPLPEILPRIESKPHKSLPFEGESNYRSEFGPKPLPELPPRVETKLVKSLPFEGESYYRSEFGPKPLPELPPRAVTKLVKSLPFEGESYYRSEFGPKPLPEILPRVENKPHKTLPFEGESNYRSEFGPKPLPELPPRVETKLVKSLPFEGESHYRSEFGPKALPEILPRIESKPHKSLPFEGESNYRSEFGPKQLPELPPRIENKPHKTLPFEGESNYRSEYVRKVIPICPVNLLPKYPTPTYPSEHIFWDDIKQMWY; this is translated from the coding sequence atggaaataatagGCGAAAAACCGAgtgtaaattttaatttttttgatgaaGAAGCACAAAACAATggtaatttaaattatttagagagtacaaataattatgacaAAAGGGAAGACATGGATTATTGTTATTCAAATAGAAGAATCTTATTAGACAAAAACAGTGAAAATAGGAGGAAAGAATCACCTAGTAAAAAACCAGGTTTATGTGTAGATGAAATTTGCACATGCGGGTTTCATAAATGCcctaaaataataaagccCCTACCTTTCGAAGGTGAAAGCAATTATAGAAGTGAATTTGGACCAAAACCATTACCAGAAATACTACCAAGAATAGAAAGCAAACCTCATAAATCATTGCCTTTTGAGGGAGAAAGTAACTATAGAAGCGAGTTTGGTCCTAAACCATTACCTGAGTTGCCACCAAGGGTTGAAACAAAATTAGTGAAGTCGTTGCCTTTTGAAGGAGAAAGCTATTATCGAAGTGAGTTTGGACCAAAGCCATTACCCGAGTTGCCACCAAGAGCTGTAACCAAATTAGTGAAATCGTTGCCTTTTGAAGGAGAAAGCTACTATCGAAGCGAATTTGGACCAAAGCCATTACCAGAAATACTACCAAGAGTAGAAAATAAACCTCATAAGACATTACCTTTTGAAGGAGAAAGTAACTATAGAAGTGAATTTGGCCCCAAACCATTGCCTGAGCTTCCACCAAGGGTTGAAACAAAATTAGTGAAATCATTGCCTTTTGAAGGAGAGAGTCATTATAGAAGCGAATTTGGACCAAAAGCCTTACCAGAAATACTACCAAGAATAGAAAGCAAACCTCATAAATCATTGCCTTTTGAGGGAGAAAGTAACTATAGAAGCGAATTTGGTCCTAAACAATTACCTGAGTTACCACCAagaattgaaaataaaccTCATAAGACATTACCTTTTGAAGGAGAAAGTAACTATAGGAGTGAATATGTAAGAAAAGTTATTCCTATTTGCCCAGTAAATTTATTGCCTAAATACCCTACACCTACTTATCCATCtgaacatatattttgggatgatataaaacaaatgtggtattaa